A single genomic interval of candidate division KSB1 bacterium harbors:
- a CDS encoding NAD(P)/FAD-dependent oxidoreductase, producing MRDSYDCIVVGGGPGGAWAAKHAAKNGARVLLLEKDREVGIPVRCAEAVGEKGLKSVVDPQPRWISNIIEGFVIVSPDGREVAIDTGGERGYMLDRKIFDYDLVQMATMDGVEVMTKAYVYDLIKPNGTVQGVRVQHMGEYHDIRAKVVIGADGVESRVGRWAGLRTNIKIKDMESCLQMTLSNIKVDPKYIYFYLGKDVAPGGYLWVFPKNDRVANVGLGISGEYGRFKSAKKYLKEFIDRHFPNAAVLYTVVGGVPCATTLKKIVTDGLMLVGDAAHQVNPISGGGIATAMIAGKIAGGVAAEAIEEDDISENRLAQYARDWHHAQGKNHERTYKIKQAVYKLTDEDLNKSADTILSLPSEKRTLANIFKTALFRHPSLILDVIKVFIKR from the coding sequence ATGCGAGATAGCTATGATTGTATAGTAGTAGGTGGCGGTCCCGGAGGAGCCTGGGCTGCCAAGCACGCTGCCAAAAATGGTGCCCGTGTTCTTCTACTTGAAAAAGATCGTGAAGTGGGGATACCTGTCCGTTGCGCTGAAGCAGTTGGTGAAAAGGGACTGAAATCTGTTGTCGACCCGCAGCCAAGATGGATTTCGAATATAATCGAAGGTTTTGTCATAGTTTCCCCGGATGGAAGGGAAGTCGCCATAGACACCGGCGGAGAGCGTGGTTATATGCTGGACAGAAAAATTTTTGATTATGACCTGGTTCAAATGGCCACTATGGACGGCGTTGAGGTCATGACCAAGGCTTATGTTTATGATTTAATTAAACCGAACGGCACAGTACAAGGGGTGCGAGTTCAGCATATGGGCGAGTACCATGACATTCGTGCTAAAGTGGTGATTGGCGCGGATGGAGTCGAGTCACGTGTCGGTCGTTGGGCCGGCTTAAGGACGAACATCAAAATAAAGGATATGGAAAGCTGTTTGCAAATGACTCTTTCCAACATTAAAGTTGATCCGAAATATATTTACTTTTATTTAGGGAAAGACGTGGCGCCCGGCGGCTATCTCTGGGTTTTCCCAAAAAATGATCGAGTGGCCAATGTTGGTTTGGGCATTTCAGGTGAATATGGGCGCTTTAAATCCGCTAAAAAATATTTGAAGGAATTTATCGATCGACATTTTCCAAACGCAGCAGTGCTTTACACCGTTGTTGGAGGTGTTCCTTGTGCAACAACTTTAAAAAAAATCGTGACTGACGGCCTCATGCTTGTCGGTGATGCAGCTCATCAAGTTAATCCAATTTCAGGTGGTGGAATTGCGACTGCAATGATTGCAGGAAAAATCGCTGGGGGTGTTGCAGCTGAGGCGATTGAAGAGGATGATATTAGTGAGAATCGATTAGCCCAATATGCCCGCGATTGGCACCACGCACAGGGAAAAAATCATGAGCGCACTTACAAAATTAAACAAGCCGTCTACAAATTGACCGACGAGGATTTGAACAAAAGTGCAGATACGATTTTAAGTCTCCCATCCGAGAAACGGACACTGGCGAACATTTTCAAAACCGCCTTATTTCGACACCCATCTTTAATTTTAGATGTGATTAAAGTATTTATAAAAAGGTGA
- the rimO gene encoding 30S ribosomal protein S12 methylthiotransferase RimO: protein MKINLTTLGCPKNIVDSEILLGGLKGEDIEIVENPLEAETIILNTCGFIQGAKEESIDAILQAVELKKRGDCEKVFVTGCLSQRYQTELVKEIPEVDGFYGNRDMVEILKKLLNRLDLKRELLGERALTTPRHYAYLKISEGCENPCTFCSIPGIRGKFKSRSIESLIDEAQILASKGVQELILIAQDTTIYGMDLYGEKKLVSLLDRLSQIKEFKWIRLLYTYPAHFSEDIIEIIVDRKQVFKYVDMPIQHASDRILRRMARKVTRKDIERIVSLLREGNPEIALRTSLIVGFPGETEEEHRAMADFMEDIRFERLGLFTYSREEDTPAHKLRNQVPDPIKRERWAELNDIQSELSFELNRSCVGTVKDVLVDEFDNVRKAYIGRTASDCPEIDNSVIIKESKELEIGNFYKVKITDFSDYELTGECLQ from the coding sequence ATGAAAATAAATTTGACAACTTTGGGCTGTCCAAAAAATATAGTTGATTCCGAGATTTTGCTCGGCGGCTTAAAAGGTGAAGACATTGAAATTGTCGAGAATCCGTTGGAGGCCGAAACCATCATCCTAAACACTTGTGGATTTATTCAAGGCGCCAAAGAGGAATCTATCGATGCAATTTTGCAAGCCGTTGAGTTGAAGAAAAGAGGCGACTGCGAAAAGGTTTTTGTCACGGGCTGCCTTTCGCAGCGTTATCAAACCGAGCTGGTAAAAGAAATTCCAGAAGTGGACGGTTTCTACGGCAATCGCGATATGGTCGAAATTTTAAAAAAACTGCTGAACCGGCTTGACCTTAAACGCGAGCTCCTCGGCGAACGCGCTTTAACCACCCCAAGGCACTACGCTTATTTAAAAATTTCAGAAGGGTGCGAAAATCCCTGCACTTTTTGTTCAATTCCCGGAATTCGCGGCAAGTTTAAAAGTCGCTCTATTGAATCACTTATTGACGAAGCCCAAATATTGGCTTCCAAAGGCGTTCAGGAGCTTATCCTCATCGCACAGGACACGACGATTTACGGAATGGATTTGTACGGCGAAAAAAAACTGGTCTCACTACTTGACCGATTGTCGCAAATTAAAGAATTTAAATGGATCCGCCTGCTGTACACTTATCCCGCCCATTTTTCTGAGGATATCATTGAAATAATCGTCGATAGAAAGCAGGTTTTTAAATATGTAGATATGCCGATTCAACATGCCTCGGATAGAATTTTGAGAAGAATGGCTCGTAAAGTGACCCGAAAAGATATTGAACGGATTGTTTCCCTTTTAAGAGAAGGAAATCCGGAAATTGCGCTTCGCACATCGTTAATTGTTGGATTCCCGGGTGAAACTGAAGAAGAGCACCGAGCAATGGCAGATTTTATGGAAGACATCCGTTTTGAAAGATTGGGATTGTTTACTTATTCCAGAGAAGAAGACACCCCTGCCCATAAGTTACGCAATCAGGTTCCCGACCCTATTAAACGTGAGCGCTGGGCTGAACTAAATGACATCCAATCTGAACTCTCCTTTGAATTGAACCGAAGCTGTGTCGGCACCGTTAAAGACGTACTCGTCGATGAATTTGATAATGTACGAAAGGCTTATATTGGTAGAACCGCTTCGGATTGTCCTGAAATTGATAACTCAGTCATTATCAAAGAATCAAAAGAACTCGAAATTGGTAACTTCTACAAAGTCAAAATTACGGATTTTTCCGATTATGAGTTAACAGGCGAATGTCTCCAATGA
- a CDS encoding CDP-alcohol phosphatidyltransferase family protein — MNFRKIFYFSNQLSLLRVVLILPIYYFLKLDTTAGSYWAVFLMLFAALTDTLDGKLARKLNQQSDFGRILDPVADKVTIAVIALMLINLRDLPIWFLVLVLTRDIAILLLGLFVISKQKIVIESQRIGKVTAFMLGTLMIIYTLDVPILKEIFLWTNVVLLFISSIVYFGKFKSMVGAAKQS, encoded by the coding sequence TTGAACTTTCGAAAGATATTTTATTTTTCCAACCAATTAAGTCTCCTAAGAGTTGTGTTGATTCTGCCGATCTATTATTTCTTGAAATTGGATACCACGGCAGGAAGTTATTGGGCAGTTTTTCTGATGTTATTCGCAGCGCTTACAGATACCCTTGACGGAAAATTAGCGCGGAAATTAAATCAGCAATCCGACTTTGGACGAATTTTGGATCCAGTCGCGGATAAAGTTACGATTGCAGTCATTGCTTTAATGTTAATTAACCTGCGTGATTTGCCAATTTGGTTCCTGGTTTTAGTTCTAACCAGGGACATCGCGATTTTGTTACTGGGATTATTTGTGATCTCTAAACAAAAAATTGTTATCGAGTCACAGAGGATTGGAAAAGTGACAGCATTCATGCTTGGTACTTTGATGATAATTTATACACTTGATGTTCCTATTCTTAAAGAAATATTTCTTTGGACCAACGTCGTTTTACTTTTTATTTCTTCGATAGTTTATTTTGGGAAGTTTAAAAGCATGGTTGGAGCCGCTAAACAAAGTTAA
- the ftsY gene encoding signal recognition particle-docking protein FtsY translates to MASIFEKFKQGLAKTREGLFGEITKLVKNKYTVDDELLEQIEEVLIGADLGVETSLSVIEQLQNYVNREGFNEPEELTAFLKSELTKHLTKTAGSENGAAATDFFNPTIKPFVVMVVGVNGTGKTTTIGKLAKIFHDSGQKVLLAAADTFRAAASEQLEIWAKRAGVDVVRTQTGGDPAAVAFDALKAAIARDVDVLIVDTAGRLHTKVNLMEELKKINRVLGKAMETAPHEVLLVLDASTGQNALAQAKQFKEAVPVTGLVVTKLDGTAKGGMVLTVQNQLDLPVRFVGLGESMDDLKPFDSEIFVEALFQ, encoded by the coding sequence ATGGCATCTATTTTCGAAAAATTCAAACAGGGCTTAGCAAAAACCAGAGAAGGATTGTTCGGTGAGATCACCAAGCTGGTTAAAAACAAATACACTGTTGATGATGAACTTTTAGAGCAAATCGAAGAAGTACTGATTGGCGCTGACCTTGGCGTCGAAACTTCATTAAGTGTGATTGAGCAGTTGCAAAATTATGTAAATAGGGAAGGATTTAATGAGCCTGAAGAGCTGACTGCTTTTCTAAAGAGTGAGCTGACTAAACATTTGACTAAAACTGCCGGAAGTGAAAACGGTGCGGCAGCGACTGACTTTTTTAACCCAACGATAAAGCCATTTGTTGTCATGGTAGTTGGGGTGAACGGAACCGGCAAGACCACAACGATTGGCAAACTGGCCAAAATATTTCATGACAGCGGCCAAAAAGTATTATTAGCGGCCGCCGACACCTTTCGGGCGGCTGCTTCGGAACAGTTGGAGATTTGGGCGAAGCGGGCAGGTGTAGACGTCGTGCGCACTCAGACGGGAGGCGATCCCGCAGCGGTTGCATTCGATGCTTTGAAAGCCGCTATTGCCAGGGACGTAGACGTTCTGATTGTTGATACTGCCGGTCGTCTTCATACAAAAGTCAATTTGATGGAAGAGCTAAAAAAGATTAATCGGGTGTTAGGAAAAGCGATGGAAACCGCGCCGCATGAAGTATTGTTGGTTCTGGACGCTTCCACCGGTCAGAATGCACTTGCTCAGGCCAAGCAGTTTAAGGAAGCCGTTCCGGTAACTGGGTTGGTTGTCACAAAGCTGGACGGCACTGCCAAAGGAGGCATGGTTTTGACCGTGCAAAATCAACTCGATCTGCCGGTGCGGTTTGTTGGGCTTGGTGAGTCGATGGATGATTTGAAACCATTTGACTCAGAAATTTTTGTGGAGGCCTTGTTTCAATGA
- a CDS encoding UbiA family prenyltransferase has translation MKQLFKLLDYFFVLRPTLFYPVWTVFLAGFFVQSKYGMAATNSATNHQFLGTNGIEFIWVGLFLTLLMGAVFILNQIMDRKTDDKNQKLFLIAHGHLTPKAAFIESAALIAIAVIFAFIFSIKMGVLFLGILILTGWLYSFEPFKFKDRPLMGLVANGLGAFLIFFGGWIIKGSLTQDSVIYSIPYVCSVAAVYLLTTLPDVEGDASTQKLTFGVKFGVKTTVYFALIFEVVALVLSYRSNDELIFYPALFSLPFFIWASVTLKMTEVLRAVKYSILLLTFTICIKWVITYSNTAFSFKYAYFFLLVGIYFLSKIYYKIRFGLTYPNLSV, from the coding sequence ATGAAGCAACTATTTAAGCTACTCGATTACTTCTTTGTTTTAAGACCGACTCTCTTTTACCCGGTTTGGACAGTATTTTTAGCCGGCTTTTTTGTTCAGAGTAAATACGGCATGGCGGCAACCAATTCAGCTACTAATCACCAATTTTTGGGTACCAACGGGATTGAATTTATTTGGGTCGGCCTTTTCCTGACACTGCTCATGGGAGCGGTGTTCATTTTAAATCAGATTATGGATCGAAAAACGGATGACAAAAACCAAAAACTTTTTTTAATCGCCCACGGTCATTTAACACCAAAAGCCGCATTCATCGAGTCAGCAGCGCTGATTGCAATTGCTGTTATCTTTGCCTTTATTTTTTCGATCAAAATGGGGGTTCTCTTTCTTGGTATTTTGATCCTGACTGGTTGGCTTTATAGTTTTGAACCTTTTAAATTCAAAGATCGCCCGCTTATGGGCTTAGTCGCCAATGGGCTTGGTGCGTTTTTAATATTTTTTGGCGGTTGGATTATAAAAGGCTCCCTAACTCAGGATTCGGTCATTTATTCGATTCCATATGTTTGCTCCGTTGCAGCTGTTTATTTATTAACAACTTTGCCCGACGTTGAAGGCGATGCCTCTACTCAGAAACTAACTTTCGGTGTCAAATTCGGGGTTAAAACAACGGTGTATTTTGCTCTGATTTTTGAGGTTGTGGCGTTAGTCTTATCTTATCGTTCAAATGACGAGCTCATATTTTATCCTGCTCTTTTTTCATTACCGTTTTTCATTTGGGCAAGTGTCACGCTAAAGATGACCGAGGTCCTGCGGGCTGTTAAATATTCGATATTACTTCTGACTTTTACCATCTGCATTAAATGGGTTATCACCTACTCGAATACAGCTTTTTCTTTCAAATATGCATATTTTTTTCTTCTGGTGGGCATTTACTTTCTTTCAAAGATTTACTATAAAATCAGATTTGGTTTAACTTATCCCAATCTTTCCGTCTAA
- a CDS encoding amidophosphoribosyltransferase produces the protein MSNDLDKPKSNCGIVGVYGHKDAAVYAYQCLYALQHRGQESSGIVSSDGKNMFRHVGMGLVNDSFSDIKTLKELKGRLAIGHNRYSTTGSNMLTNAQPFMVNFKESPIAISHNGNFVNSRQVRNELVEKGSIFQTSSDTEVVLHLMARAKATDIVGKMQAAFAKIKGAYSIVLASNNKVIGLRDPRGWRPLCLGKKGKTYIIASESCALDLIGAQYVREIDPGEIVVLDKDGVSSYWLKEKADRKACIFEYVYFSRPDSRIFDENVDKARRKLGKKLALEHPVAADIVISVPDSSNTAALGYASGSGIKFEIGLIRNHYVGRTFIHPEQSVRDFKVRVKFNPVEGVLKDRRVVLVDDSIVRGTTLKQLAKMLRKAGAKEVHVRVSSPPIIAPCYYGMDFPTKQELVASDKTIEKIRKFLGIDSLGYLSLEGMISAVSNGKSGFCTACFTGNYPLKPEDGMTKLQLEDENNSN, from the coding sequence ATGAGCAACGACTTAGACAAACCTAAATCGAACTGCGGTATCGTTGGTGTTTACGGACATAAAGACGCTGCTGTTTATGCATATCAATGCCTCTATGCACTCCAGCATCGTGGGCAAGAAAGCTCCGGAATCGTTTCCAGCGATGGTAAAAATATGTTTCGTCATGTCGGTATGGGTTTGGTAAACGATTCTTTTTCTGATATTAAAACCTTAAAAGAGCTAAAAGGGAGATTGGCGATTGGCCACAACCGCTACTCCACCACCGGCTCGAATATGCTGACAAATGCCCAGCCTTTTATGGTGAATTTCAAGGAAAGTCCGATTGCTATTTCCCACAATGGCAATTTTGTTAACTCTAGACAAGTTAGAAATGAGTTGGTAGAGAAAGGGTCCATTTTTCAAACCTCGTCAGATACTGAAGTGGTACTCCACCTCATGGCACGTGCGAAAGCCACTGATATTGTCGGCAAAATGCAGGCGGCATTCGCGAAAATAAAGGGAGCTTATTCCATTGTTCTGGCCTCAAATAATAAAGTCATCGGTTTGCGGGATCCTCGCGGCTGGCGGCCGCTTTGTTTAGGCAAGAAAGGAAAGACCTACATCATCGCTTCGGAATCGTGCGCCCTTGATTTGATTGGAGCGCAATACGTTCGGGAAATTGACCCCGGTGAAATCGTGGTTTTAGATAAAGACGGCGTTAGTTCGTATTGGCTCAAAGAAAAGGCGGATCGAAAAGCCTGTATATTCGAATACGTATATTTTTCCCGCCCGGATAGCAGAATTTTTGATGAAAATGTGGATAAAGCGCGACGTAAGTTAGGCAAAAAGCTTGCCCTTGAACATCCCGTTGCTGCCGACATTGTCATTTCTGTTCCCGACTCGTCGAACACGGCTGCACTCGGATATGCCAGCGGCTCGGGCATCAAGTTCGAGATCGGTTTGATTCGGAATCACTATGTCGGCCGGACGTTTATTCACCCCGAGCAATCGGTCAGAGATTTCAAGGTTCGGGTAAAGTTTAATCCGGTTGAAGGTGTTTTGAAAGACAGAAGAGTCGTTTTGGTCGATGATTCAATTGTTCGCGGTACAACGCTAAAACAGTTAGCGAAAATGCTAAGAAAAGCCGGTGCCAAAGAAGTCCACGTCCGGGTTTCATCGCCGCCTATTATTGCTCCGTGCTATTACGGCATGGATTTCCCGACCAAACAGGAGCTTGTGGCGTCGGACAAAACCATCGAAAAAATTCGAAAATTCTTGGGCATTGACAGCCTTGGATACCTTTCACTTGAAGGAATGATCAGCGCAGTGTCAAACGGCAAAAGTGGCTTCTGTACAGCCTGCTTCACCGGGAACTATCCCTTGAAACCAGAAGACGGTATGACCAAGCTGCAACTTGAAGATGAAAATAATTCGAATTAA
- a CDS encoding 4Fe-4S binding protein, whose protein sequence is MIEVINDKCDFCGACVAVCPVDSIDLYEARIEIKPTCIDCMLCVWICPVETLAPMEKLQELECEIAMIV, encoded by the coding sequence ATGATTGAAGTTATAAACGATAAATGCGATTTTTGCGGCGCCTGCGTTGCCGTCTGCCCTGTTGATTCAATTGATTTATATGAAGCAAGAATTGAAATTAAGCCAACCTGCATCGATTGCATGCTTTGTGTTTGGATTTGTCCGGTTGAAACTTTGGCACCAATGGAGAAGCTTCAGGAGTTGGAATGCGAGATAGCTATGATTGTATAG